One genomic segment of Caldimonas brevitalea includes these proteins:
- a CDS encoding NAD(P)/FAD-dependent oxidoreductase gives MKRRSFLQGSGAVGVLGLVGCAQTASAPAKARVLVVGGGYGGAAAAKYLRLLSDHRLDVVLVEPQAAFVSCPVSNLVLGGSKTLADITVPYDSLRSRHGVTVVKDMVASVDVDKKVAVLASGSQIRYDKLVLSPGVELMFDQVQGLKAAQAEGRVLQAWKAGQETVALRRQLEAMPDGGVYALTIPEAPYRCPPGPYERACQVASYFKAAKPKSKVLVLDANQDVTSKGPLFKKIWAEQYAGIIEYRPQHKAVAVDGNTIKFDFNEDVRADVLNVLPPMRAGQIAVQTGLANANGRWCQVNYLTFESTAARDVHVLGDSIQIAPGMPKSAHMANSHAKVAAAAIVAQLNGWDVNPAPMLTNTCYSFIDARNVIHVASVHEYVAAEKTFKPVAGSGGVSSGPTELEGVYGWNWAQNIWSDTLG, from the coding sequence ATGAAAAGACGAAGCTTTTTGCAGGGCTCGGGCGCCGTCGGCGTGCTGGGGCTCGTGGGTTGCGCCCAGACGGCGTCCGCGCCGGCCAAGGCGCGTGTGCTGGTGGTGGGTGGTGGCTATGGCGGCGCGGCGGCGGCCAAGTATTTGCGGCTGCTGTCGGACCACCGCCTCGACGTGGTGCTGGTGGAGCCGCAAGCGGCCTTCGTGTCGTGCCCGGTCTCCAACCTGGTGTTGGGCGGCAGCAAGACGCTGGCCGACATCACGGTGCCCTACGACAGCTTGCGGTCCCGCCACGGTGTCACCGTGGTCAAGGACATGGTCGCCAGCGTCGACGTCGACAAGAAGGTGGCCGTGCTCGCATCGGGCAGCCAGATCCGCTACGACAAGCTGGTGCTGTCGCCCGGCGTCGAGCTGATGTTCGACCAGGTGCAAGGCCTGAAGGCGGCGCAGGCCGAGGGCCGCGTGCTGCAGGCGTGGAAGGCGGGCCAGGAAACGGTGGCGCTGCGACGCCAGCTCGAGGCCATGCCCGACGGCGGTGTCTACGCCTTGACCATCCCCGAGGCGCCCTATCGCTGCCCGCCCGGGCCGTACGAGCGGGCCTGCCAGGTGGCGAGCTATTTCAAGGCGGCCAAGCCGAAGTCCAAGGTGCTGGTGCTCGACGCCAACCAGGACGTCACGTCCAAGGGCCCTTTGTTCAAGAAGATCTGGGCCGAGCAGTACGCGGGCATCATCGAATACCGGCCCCAGCACAAGGCGGTCGCAGTCGACGGCAACACCATCAAGTTCGACTTCAACGAGGACGTGCGGGCCGACGTGTTGAACGTGCTGCCACCGATGCGCGCCGGCCAGATCGCCGTGCAGACCGGGCTGGCCAACGCCAATGGGCGCTGGTGCCAGGTGAACTACCTGACCTTCGAGTCCACCGCTGCGCGCGACGTCCATGTGCTGGGCGACTCGATCCAGATCGCCCCCGGCATGCCGAAGTCGGCCCACATGGCCAACTCGCATGCCAAGGTGGCCGCGGCGGCCATCGTCGCCCAACTGAACGGCTGGGACGTGAACCCCGCGCCGATGCTGACCAACACCTGCTACAGCTTCATCGATGCACGCAACGTGATCCACGTGGCCAGCGTGCACGAATACGTGGCGGCCGAGAAAACCTTCAAGCCGGTGGCGGGGTCGGGCGGCGTCTCGAGCGGGCCGACCGAGCTGGAAGGTGTGTACGGCTGGAACTGGGCGCAGAACATCTGGTCCGACACACTGGGGTGA
- the rsmB gene encoding 16S rRNA (cytosine(967)-C(5))-methyltransferase RsmB, which translates to MNASSTSSLPLSRLLGHTADAVRAVRSGASLNEALAACPADARPGTQALSFQVMRGLGRATALRAQLAKRAPPAWVDALLLSALALLCEPDAAGYAEHTLVDQAVDAVKQRERASASFVNAVLRRFLRERATLLAATSRDPVAQWNHPRWWLERLKRDWPQHWQALLATNNERPPMTLRVNARRQSAEAYRERLHEAGLAARVVGPQAVKLDEPCPVSRLPGFADGDVSVQDLAAQWAAPLLLLLLQPPQGTAATDAGATVAAGARVLDACAAPGGKTAHLLELADLDLLAIDSDAGRLARVDETLARLKLRAELKVADARQPETFWDGRPFDAILMDAPCSASGIVRRHPDVRWLRRDADIAQLAQIQRDMLEALWPLLKPGGRLLYCTCSVFRDEGQRQIDAFLQRNTQTRVLPAPGHALPLPDNGCETADPGPAVALHDGFFYALLEKGPA; encoded by the coding sequence GTGAATGCTTCCTCGACTTCTTCGCTGCCGCTGTCGCGCCTGCTGGGCCACACCGCCGACGCCGTGCGTGCGGTGCGCAGCGGCGCCTCGCTCAACGAGGCACTGGCCGCCTGCCCGGCCGATGCCCGCCCCGGGACCCAGGCCCTCAGCTTCCAGGTGATGCGCGGGCTGGGGCGCGCCACCGCCTTGCGTGCCCAACTCGCCAAGCGCGCGCCCCCGGCCTGGGTCGACGCGCTGCTGCTGTCGGCCCTGGCGCTGCTGTGCGAGCCCGACGCGGCCGGCTATGCCGAACACACGCTGGTCGACCAGGCGGTCGACGCCGTCAAGCAGCGCGAACGCGCCAGCGCCTCCTTCGTGAACGCCGTGCTGCGGCGCTTTCTGCGCGAGCGCGCGACGTTGCTGGCCGCGACCTCGCGCGATCCGGTGGCGCAGTGGAACCATCCGCGCTGGTGGCTCGAGCGGCTCAAGCGCGACTGGCCGCAGCACTGGCAAGCCCTGCTGGCCACCAACAACGAACGCCCACCGATGACCTTGCGCGTGAATGCGCGTCGGCAGTCGGCGGAAGCCTATCGGGAGCGGCTGCACGAGGCCGGGTTGGCCGCACGGGTGGTCGGCCCGCAGGCCGTGAAACTCGACGAGCCCTGCCCCGTGTCGCGCCTGCCGGGTTTCGCCGACGGCGACGTGTCGGTGCAAGATCTGGCGGCGCAATGGGCGGCGCCGCTGCTGTTGCTGCTGTTGCAGCCGCCGCAGGGCACGGCGGCCACCGATGCCGGGGCCACGGTCGCGGCCGGTGCCCGCGTGCTCGACGCCTGCGCCGCCCCGGGTGGCAAGACCGCGCACCTGCTGGAACTGGCCGACCTCGACCTGCTGGCCATCGACAGCGACGCCGGGCGGCTGGCGCGTGTCGACGAAACGCTCGCACGCCTTAAGCTGCGGGCCGAGCTGAAGGTGGCCGACGCGCGGCAACCCGAGACCTTCTGGGACGGCCGCCCCTTCGACGCGATCCTGATGGACGCGCCGTGCAGCGCGTCCGGCATCGTCCGCCGGCACCCCGACGTGCGGTGGCTGCGGCGCGACGCCGACATCGCCCAGCTGGCCCAGATCCAGCGCGACATGCTCGAGGCGCTGTGGCCCTTGCTGAAACCCGGCGGGCGGCTGCTGTACTGCACGTGCTCGGTGTTCCGGGACGAAGGACAGCGACAGATCGACGCTTTTTTGCAACGTAATACGCAGACGCGGGTGCTGCCCGCCCCGGGCCACGCATTACCCTTGCCCGACAATGGATGCGAGACCGCTGATCCGGGGCCGGCGGTCGCCTTGCACGACGGATTTTTCTACGCCTTGCTCGAAAAGGGCCCCGCCTGA
- a CDS encoding DUF4390 domain-containing protein, producing the protein MSPVAAATGGTALGRRWWLVGLLVLLLWACSWCLPAQAAGIELREIEIGRSEEAVVLSFTARFELPKTVEDAVLKGVPLHFVAEANTFRSRWYWRDQRVSRASRTWRLAYQPLTRRYRVTFGSLHQSYESLSDALTAVQRSSRWKIAEVSQFEPGERHYIELVYRLDTGQLPRPFQIGIGGQAEWDLSAESTMVIEDPT; encoded by the coding sequence GTGTCCCCGGTCGCGGCCGCCACCGGCGGCACTGCCCTGGGCCGTCGCTGGTGGCTGGTCGGGCTGCTGGTGCTGCTGCTGTGGGCGTGCAGCTGGTGCTTGCCCGCGCAGGCGGCCGGCATCGAGCTGCGCGAAATCGAGATCGGGCGCAGCGAAGAGGCGGTGGTGCTCAGCTTCACCGCCCGTTTCGAGTTGCCCAAGACGGTCGAGGACGCGGTGCTCAAGGGCGTGCCGCTACATTTCGTGGCCGAGGCCAACACCTTTCGGTCGCGCTGGTATTGGCGCGACCAGCGCGTTTCGCGCGCCAGCCGCACCTGGCGGCTGGCCTACCAACCCTTGACGCGGCGTTATCGTGTCACCTTCGGCAGCCTGCATCAAAGCTACGAATCGCTCAGCGACGCCTTGACCGCCGTGCAACGCAGCTCGCGCTGGAAAATCGCCGAGGTGTCGCAGTTCGAGCCGGGCGAGCGGCATTACATCGAACTCGTCTACCGGCTCGACACCGGGCAGCTGCCGCGGCCCTTTCAAATCGGCATCGGCGGCCAGGCCGAGTGGGACCTGTCGGCCGAGAGCACGATGGTGATCGAAGACCCCACCTGA